Proteins encoded by one window of Ictidomys tridecemlineatus isolate mIctTri1 chromosome 7, mIctTri1.hap1, whole genome shotgun sequence:
- the Mff gene encoding mitochondrial fission factor isoform X13: protein MSKRSSSDTPLGRVSGAAFPSPTAAEMAEISRIQYEMEYTEGISQRMRVPEKLKVAPPNADLEQGFQEGVPNASVIMQVPERIVVAGNNEDISFSRPADLDLIQSTPFKPLALTTPPRVLTLSERPLDFLDLERSPPTPQNEEIRAVGRLKRERSMSENAVRQNGQLVRNDSMYGISNIETTIEGSSDDMTVVDAASLRRQIIKLNRRLQLLEEENKERAKREMVMYSITVAFWLLNSWLWFRR from the exons ATGAGTAAAAGATCAAGCAGTGACACACCACTAGGAAG GGTAAGTGGGGCAGCATTTCCTTCACCCACTGCTGCTGAGATGGCAGAAATTAGTCGAATTCAGTATGAAATGGAATATACCGAAGGTATTAGTCAGCGAATGAGGGTCCCTGAAAAACTAAAAGTAGCACCACCAAATGCTGACCTGGAACAAGGATTTCAAGAAGGAGTTCCAAATGCTAGTGTGATAATGCAAGTTCCAGAGAGGATTGTTGTAGCAG GCAATAATGAAGACATTTCATTTTCAAGACCAGCAGATCTTGACCTTATTCAGTCAACTCCCTTTAAGCCTCTGGCACTAACAACACCACCTCGTGTACTTACACTAAGTGAAAGACCACTAGACTTTCTGGATTTAGAAAGATCTCCTCCTACACCTCAAAATGAAGAA ATCCGTGCAGTTGGCAGGCTAAAAAGAGAGCGATCTATGAGTGAAAATGCTGTTCGCCAAAATGGACAGCTGGTCAGAAACGATTCCAT GTATGGCATTTCAAATATAGAAACAACAATTGAAGGCTCATCAGATGATATGACTGTTGTAGATGCAGCTTCATTAAGACGCCAG ATAATCAAACTAAATAGACGTCTACAACTTCTAGAAGAGGAGAACAAAGAGCGTGCTAAAAGAGAAATGGTCATGTATTCAATTACTGTAGCATTCTGGCTGCTTAATAGCTGGCTCTGGTTTCGCCGCTAG
- the Mff gene encoding mitochondrial fission factor isoform X4 produces the protein MAEISRIQYEMEYTEGISQRMRVPEKLKVAPPNADLEQGFQEGVPNASVIMQVPERIVVAGNNEDISFSRPADLDLIQSTPFKPLALTTPPRVLTLSERPLDFLDLERSPPTPQNEEIRAVGRLKRERSMSENAVRQNGQLVRNDSMWHRSDSAPRNKISRFQASISAPEYTVTPSPQQARVCPSHMLPEDGANLSSARGILSLIQSSTRRAYQQILDVLDENRSVRRQNEIRCERPVLRGGSAAATSNPHHDNVRYGISNIETTIEGSSDDMTVVDAASLRRQIIKLNRRLQLLEEENKERAKREMVMYSITVAFWLLNSWLWFRR, from the exons ATGGCAGAAATTAGTCGAATTCAGTATGAAATGGAATATACCGAAGGTATTAGTCAGCGAATGAGGGTCCCTGAAAAACTAAAAGTAGCACCACCAAATGCTGACCTGGAACAAGGATTTCAAGAAGGAGTTCCAAATGCTAGTGTGATAATGCAAGTTCCAGAGAGGATTGTTGTAGCAG GCAATAATGAAGACATTTCATTTTCAAGACCAGCAGATCTTGACCTTATTCAGTCAACTCCCTTTAAGCCTCTGGCACTAACAACACCACCTCGTGTACTTACACTAAGTGAAAGACCACTAGACTTTCTGGATTTAGAAAGATCTCCTCCTACACCTCAAAATGAAGAA ATCCGTGCAGTTGGCAGGCTAAAAAGAGAGCGATCTATGAGTGAAAATGCTGTTCGCCAAAATGGACAGCTGGTCAGAAACGATTCCAT GTGGCACAGATCAGATTCTGCCCcgagaaataaaatttcaaggttCCAGGCATCGATTTCTGCACCGGAATACAC TGTGACACCATCGCCACAACAGGCTCGGGTCTGTCCTTCCCATATGTTACCTGAAGATGGAGCTAATCTTTCCTCTGCTCGTGGCATTTTGTCGCTTATCCAGTCTTCTACTCGTAGGGCTTACCAGCAGATCTTGGATGTGCTGGATGAAAATCGCAG TGTGAGAAGACAAAATGAAATACGTTGTGAAAG ACCTGTGTTGCGCGGTGGGTCTGCTGCCGCCACTTCTAATCCTCATCATGACAACGTCAG GTATGGCATTTCAAATATAGAAACAACAATTGAAGGCTCATCAGATGATATGACTGTTGTAGATGCAGCTTCATTAAGACGCCAG ATAATCAAACTAAATAGACGTCTACAACTTCTAGAAGAGGAGAACAAAGAGCGTGCTAAAAGAGAAATGGTCATGTATTCAATTACTGTAGCATTCTGGCTGCTTAATAGCTGGCTCTGGTTTCGCCGCTAG